The Phyllopteryx taeniolatus isolate TA_2022b chromosome 9, UOR_Ptae_1.2, whole genome shotgun sequence genome contains a region encoding:
- the LOC133484027 gene encoding uncharacterized protein LOC133484027 isoform X2, translating to MAAVNRPPTARPQTNGGLHFRATSGVPNTGQKDPGPQGASQDPGPAPLPHMSTRPVFYVPTPPPPPFLHYQWPMPFPYNPFAGFPGMGYGMVMPQFPPPPYMEAPAYFMPHPHVQPLDYRCFLHPRFNAQGPLYQNPNQTKKVPPHHTFPVKETANSQVQTEPTEGSCSDKGSDSGRGTASCSPSSICSSQKDSAEVGKCTLPSGRIEKDIQVTGKSSSSKQAFVSSPAENNGTESCSVTLEKPNRVAEMVNRENHLSCKNDYCNIWSVSSQDCEVPLCSSPQEDEVIKETSVSVANILLRWSGGTPQEELLKESDQVVLPHNEDRLASKTDEKHEGPVSQTATKANIPVPGNDDYAKGIADCNNYTIQELLSESRREREAVGVYVSKTHPQNGGGHFLYNSNEVQDNAENDSVTNPQEDAVCVPYKLSSTSGVKRKLNESVWSVESLMPFIPSKEWIIQNGMFEPQMIAELNKDTEKDMSNQNIAVKANHDGNKGLRSSSSSSATMSDILLDVIPSVEKANQSHTPKKTAVQTLEMTGCSKQDPGMLASEKDPPACLQSNIAPLMEDIGENRSPEPAADESPNQKSCFIAQQAGSPHTADQDETPSRSSTAENILALAQCSPNNGEAVKSGNVDLCNDGHLRNHQLCVPVTDPRMAEFSPCLFIGFHCNRVHESKCPYENMKPNMGAKGKRLDARNGKADGVSLNGRMQKTQKKSALWRNKRHEKHNNHVANGHRGEPKSKGGDGENLQC from the exons ATGGCAGCTGTGAACAGACCCCCAACGGCTCGACCACAAACAAACGGGGGCCTACACTTTCGTGCCACTAGTGGTGTGCCAAACACCGGACAAAAGGACCCAGGACCACAAGGCGCAAGCCAAGATCCAGGACCAGCGCCCCTTCCCCACATGTCTACACGACCGGTTTTCTATGTCCCTACTCCGCCTCCACCTCCTTTTCTCCACTACCAGTGGCCCATGCCCTTCCCTTATAACCCCTTTGCTGGGTTCCCAGGCATGG GCTATGGTATGGTCATGCCCCAATTCCCTCCTCCCCCCTACATGGAGGCTCCAGCGTACTTCATGCCACACCCACACGTTCAACCGCTTGACTACAGATGCTTTCTACACCCCCGGTTCAATGCTCAAGGCCCACTGTACCAGAATCCAAACCAGACCAAAAAAGTTCCCCCCCATCATACTTTCCCTGTTAAAGAAACTGCCAATTCCCAGGTCCAAACGGAACCAACTGAAGGCTCATGTAGCGACAAAGGTTCAGATTCAGGGAGAGGAACTGCTTCGTGTTCTCCATCCTCAATTTGTAGCTCCCAAAAAGATTCTGCCGAGGTTGGAAAGTGTACTTTACCCAGCGGTCGAATAGAAAAGGACATTCAGGTTACTGGAAAAAGCAGTTCTTCTAAACAAGCCTTTGTATCCAGTCCTGCGGAAAATAATGGTACAGAGTCGTGTAGTGTAACATTAGAAAAACCAAACAGAGTTGCAGAAATGGTCAATCGAGAAAATCACCTTTCCTGCAAGAATGACTACTGTAATATATGGTCGGTGAGTTCTCAAGATTGTGAAGTTCCTCTATGTAGCTCTCCTCAAGAGGACGAGGTTATTAAAGAGACGAGTGTCTCTGTCGCTAACATTTTATTGCGTTGGAGTGGTGGCACACCACAGGAGGAGCTACTGAAAGAATCAGACCAAGTGGTACTTCCTCACAATGAGGATCGGCTGGCTTCCAAAACTGATGAGAAACATGAAGGGCCTGTTTCTCAAACTGCTACAAAGGCAAATATTCCCGTGCCGGGTAATGACGATTATGCTAAGGGAATCGCAGATTGCAATAATTATACAATCCAAGAGCTCCTTTCGGAATCCAGGAGAGAGCGTGAAGCAGTGGGAGTGTATGTTTCCAAAACCCATCCCCAGAACGGAGGTGGGCATTTCTTGTATAATTCTAATGAAGTCCAAGACAATGCAGAGAATGACAGTGTTACAAATCCACAGGAAGATGCTGTGTGTGTTCCTTATAAATTATCAAGTACCTCTGGAGTGAAAAGGAAATTAAATGAATCAGTTTGGTCTGTGGAAtctttaatgccctttatcccTAGTAAGGAATGGATTATACAGAATGGCATGTTTGAGCCTCAGATGATTGCAGAGTTGAACAAGGACACTGAAAAGGATATGTCAAACCAAAACATTGCTGTCAAAGCTAATCATGATGGGAACAAGGGGCTGAGATCATCTTCATCCAGCTCTGCTACAATGTCAGACATTTTGCTTGATGTCATTCCCTCAGTTGAGAAGGCAAATCAATCGCATACTCCAAAAAAGACTGCAGTTCAAACCCTTGAAATGACAGGATGTTCAAAACAAGACCCAGGCATGCTTGCTTCAGAAAAAGACCCCCCAGCTTGTTTACAGAGCAATATCGCACCCCTAATGGAAGATATTGGTGAAAATAGGTCTCCTGAACCTGCGGCTGATGAGAGCCCAAACCAGAAATCATGTtttattgcgcaacaggctggAAGTCCCCACACTGCTGACCAAGATGAAACTCCCTCAAGGTCGTCAACTGCGGAGAACATCCTAGCTTTAGCCCAATGCAGTCCCAATAATGGAGAGGCTGTGAAATCAGGAAATGTAGACTTATGCAATGACGGTCATCTGAGAAACCATCAACTTTGCGTCCCTGTGACTGATCCCAGAATGGCTGAATTCTCTCCCTGTTTGTTCATTGGCTTCCATTGCAACAGGGTCCATGAATCTAAATGTCCATATGAAAACATGAAGCCCAACATGGGAGCAAAAGGAAAACGTCTAG ATGCACGGAATGGCAAAGCTGACGGCGTCTCACTTAATGGACGAATGCAGAAGACTCAGAAAAAATCTGCTCTGTGGAGAAACAAACGGCATG AAAAGCACAACAATCATGTGGCTAATGGACACCGTGGTGAGCCCAAATCAAAAG GTGGAGATGGAGAAAACCTGCAATGCTGA
- the tsfm gene encoding elongation factor Ts, mitochondrial, which produces MSLSVLFKTLTKDVAKVSRQTLHTGCHRLLAADKSLLVKLRKSTGYTFINCKKALEKFDNDAAQAEAWLHEQAKKEGWSKANKLEGRKAKEGLIGLFVGDQVAVMVEVNCETDFVARNEKFQQLVQDVAFSTLAHHQNKSQSQTGYMKSLLASDELSKLSMSDGATLADQVALSIGRLGENMSVRRAVTVSIPAEWNIGSYVHGGVAGQTEVAMGRYGALVVFQGGKVEEREILGRKLGQHIVGEAPVLLGNMDDLPCGESETRLLPQTFLGDPSRTVAQFLKGQQARVLDFVRFQCGESTSEEAK; this is translated from the exons ATGTCGTTAAGCGTTTTATTCAAGACTCTGACTAAAGATGTGGCAAAG GTCAGCAGGCAGACTTTGCACACAGGATGTCATCGTCTTCTGGCAGCTGACAAGAGCCTCCTGGTCAAACTGAGAAAAAGCACTGGCTACACCTTTATCAACTGCAAGAAAGCGCTGGAGAAATTTGACAATGACGCAGCACAG GCGGAGGCTTGGCTGCACGAGCAGGCCAAGAAGGAGGGCTGGAGCAAAGCAAACAAGCTGGAGGGTCGCAAAGCCAAAGAGGGCCTCATTGGTCTCTTTGTGGGAGATCAAGTTGCAGTCATGGTGGAG GTCAACTGCGAGACGGACTTTGTCGCCCGCAATGAGAAGTTTCAGCAGCTGGTTCAAGACGTCGCCTTCTCCACCTTGGCTCAccaccaaaataaaagccaaagTCAGACGGGATACATGAAG AGTCTCCTGGCATCTGATGAACTGAGCAAGCTGAGCATGTCAGATGGAGCCACCCTCGCTGATCAGGTGGCTTTAAGCATAG GTCGCCTGGGTGAGAACATGTCAGTGAGGCGGGCGGTCACAGTAAGCATCCCCGCCGAGTGGAACATTGGCTCGTACGTTCACGGCGGCGTGGCGGGCCAGACTGAGGTCGCCATGGGGCGCTACGGCGCCCTGGTTGTTTTCCAGGGCGGAAAAGTAGAAGAACGAGAAATTTTAGGACGTAAACTCGGACAGCACATCGTGGGAGAAGCGCCTGTGTTGCTTGGAAACATGGATGATCTGCCATGTGGTGAAAGTGAGACACGCCTCCTGCCTCAGACCTTCCTGGGAGACCCCAGCAGGACTGTGGCCCAGTTTCTTAAAGGGCAGCAGGCTCGAGTGCTGGACTTTGTCAGGTTTCAGTGTGGAGAGAGCACCAGTGAAGAAGCAAAGTGA
- the endou gene encoding uridylate-specific endoribonuclease A, with protein sequence MKLIAVFGLWIALLCRAHSNSLDSCQNRCGFGTDSDFSCQCNPSCERFRDCCSDYADICKAGSTSCKGRCNEKYNSQNKCHCNSKCTQFNNCCIDYAALCNGGESGGGSVITDAEIKSVSEALYALDSNRASASQLEIDPQVLISGSQTGSQADLSSRPFFRFLDEEGLFSRPTYATLLALLDNYNRMTGQTEDVSSQEMAEQDIFLRETMSNTELGRELFAFLYTKGVYTSEEEFIYDLKMMWFGLYSRNKGKMDSSGFEHIFAGEIKGGKVSGFHNWIQFYLLEKRGLLNYYSHSFNGPWTTYPDVLGMQFRWDGYFKQVGSAVIGCSPEFDLAIYSLCYITRPGKQCRLSMGGKELIIQTYTWDNSYYGDGKKYIGTGYPATPRT encoded by the exons ATGAAGCTCATTGCTGTCTTTGGACTTTGGATCGCTCTGCTCTGTCGGGCACATAGCA ATTCCCTTGACTCATGTCAGAACCGCTGTGGCTTTGGAACTGACAGTGATTTCTCCTGTCAATGTAATCCGTCCTGTGAGCGCTTCAGAGACTGCTGTTCAGACTATGCAGACATTTGTAAAG ctggCTCCACATCTTGTAAAGGTCGATGCAATGAGAAATACAACTCTCAAAACAAGTGCCACTGCAACTCCAAGTGCACGCAGTTCAACAACTGCTGCATCGACTATGCAGCTCTGTGCAACG GTGGCGAAAGTGGTGGTGGTTCCGTCATCACCGATGCCGAGATCAAGTCTGTCTCAGAAGCACTTTACGCTCTGGACTCAAACCGGGCTTCGGCCTCACAGTTGGAGATTGACCCCCAGGTTCTGATCTCAGGATCTCAGACCGGCTCCCAGGCAGACCTCTCCTCTCGCCC CTTTTTCCGCTTTCTGGATGAGGAAGGTCTGTTCTCCAGGCCCACCTATGCGACTCTCCTGGCTTTGCTGGACAACTACAACAGGATGACCGGACAAACGGAGGATGTCAGCTCCCAGGAGATGGCTGAGCAGGACATCTTCCTCAGGGAAACCATGTCCAACACCGAGCTGGGACGAGAACTATTTGCCTTCTTGTACACCAAGG GTGTCTACACGTCAGAGGAAGAGTTCATATACGATCTGAAGATGATGTGGTTTGGCTTGTACTCTCGAAACAAAGGGAAGATGGATTCCAGTGGTTTTGAGCACATTTTTGCAG GTGAGATCAAGGGCGGGAAGGTGTCAGGCTTCCACAACTGGATCCAGTTTTACCTTCTTGAGAAAAGAGGGCTCCTGAATTACTACAGCCACAGCTTCAACGGGCCT TGGACAACCTACCCGGACGTACTGGGAATGCAGTTCAGGTGGGATGGCTACTTCAAGCAGGTGGGCTCTGCAGTCATTGGCTGCAGCCCCGAATTTGACTTGGCCATTTACagcctgtgttacatcaccagGCCTGGAAAACA ATGTCGTTTGAGTATGGGTGGAAAGGAGCTGATCATCCAAACGTACACATGGGATAACTCTTACTATGGGGATGGGAAGAAATATATTGGCACTGGTTATCCCGCAACGCCCAGGACCTGA
- the LOC133484027 gene encoding uncharacterized protein LOC133484027 isoform X1: protein MAAVNRPPTARPQTNGGLHFRATSGVPNTGQKDPGPQGASQDPGPAPLPHMSTRPVFYVPTPPPPPFLHYQWPMPFPYNPFAGFPGMGYGMVMPQFPPPPYMEAPAYFMPHPHVQPLDYRCFLHPRFNAQGPLYQNPNQTKKVPPHHTFPVKETANSQVQTEPTEGSCSDKGSDSGRGTASCSPSSICSSQKDSAEVGKCTLPSGRIEKDIQVTGKSSSSKQAFVSSPAENNGTESCSVTLEKPNRVAEMVNRENHLSCKNDYCNIWSVSSQDCEVPLCSSPQEDEVIKETSVSVANILLRWSGGTPQEELLKESDQVVLPHNEDRLASKTDEKHEGPVSQTATKANIPVPGNDDYAKGIADCNNYTIQELLSESRREREAVGVYVSKTHPQNGGGHFLYNSNEVQDNAENDSVTNPQEDAVCVPYKLSSTSGVKRKLNESVWSVESLMPFIPSKEWIIQNGMFEPQMIAELNKDTEKDMSNQNIAVKANHDGNKGLRSSSSSSATMSDILLDVIPSVEKANQSHTPKKTAVQTLEMTGCSKQDPGMLASEKDPPACLQSNIAPLMEDIGENRSPEPAADESPNQKSCFIAQQAGSPHTADQDETPSRSSTAENILALAQCSPNNGEAVKSGNVDLCNDGHLRNHQLCVPVTDPRMAEFSPCLFIGFHCNRVHESKCPYENMKPNMGAKGKRLDARNGKADGVSLNGRMQKTQKKSALWRNKRHEKHNNHVANGHRGEPKSKGTALPLHMTCVKSSRTVTKDFKSQLQVLSFKVTPL, encoded by the exons ATGGCAGCTGTGAACAGACCCCCAACGGCTCGACCACAAACAAACGGGGGCCTACACTTTCGTGCCACTAGTGGTGTGCCAAACACCGGACAAAAGGACCCAGGACCACAAGGCGCAAGCCAAGATCCAGGACCAGCGCCCCTTCCCCACATGTCTACACGACCGGTTTTCTATGTCCCTACTCCGCCTCCACCTCCTTTTCTCCACTACCAGTGGCCCATGCCCTTCCCTTATAACCCCTTTGCTGGGTTCCCAGGCATGG GCTATGGTATGGTCATGCCCCAATTCCCTCCTCCCCCCTACATGGAGGCTCCAGCGTACTTCATGCCACACCCACACGTTCAACCGCTTGACTACAGATGCTTTCTACACCCCCGGTTCAATGCTCAAGGCCCACTGTACCAGAATCCAAACCAGACCAAAAAAGTTCCCCCCCATCATACTTTCCCTGTTAAAGAAACTGCCAATTCCCAGGTCCAAACGGAACCAACTGAAGGCTCATGTAGCGACAAAGGTTCAGATTCAGGGAGAGGAACTGCTTCGTGTTCTCCATCCTCAATTTGTAGCTCCCAAAAAGATTCTGCCGAGGTTGGAAAGTGTACTTTACCCAGCGGTCGAATAGAAAAGGACATTCAGGTTACTGGAAAAAGCAGTTCTTCTAAACAAGCCTTTGTATCCAGTCCTGCGGAAAATAATGGTACAGAGTCGTGTAGTGTAACATTAGAAAAACCAAACAGAGTTGCAGAAATGGTCAATCGAGAAAATCACCTTTCCTGCAAGAATGACTACTGTAATATATGGTCGGTGAGTTCTCAAGATTGTGAAGTTCCTCTATGTAGCTCTCCTCAAGAGGACGAGGTTATTAAAGAGACGAGTGTCTCTGTCGCTAACATTTTATTGCGTTGGAGTGGTGGCACACCACAGGAGGAGCTACTGAAAGAATCAGACCAAGTGGTACTTCCTCACAATGAGGATCGGCTGGCTTCCAAAACTGATGAGAAACATGAAGGGCCTGTTTCTCAAACTGCTACAAAGGCAAATATTCCCGTGCCGGGTAATGACGATTATGCTAAGGGAATCGCAGATTGCAATAATTATACAATCCAAGAGCTCCTTTCGGAATCCAGGAGAGAGCGTGAAGCAGTGGGAGTGTATGTTTCCAAAACCCATCCCCAGAACGGAGGTGGGCATTTCTTGTATAATTCTAATGAAGTCCAAGACAATGCAGAGAATGACAGTGTTACAAATCCACAGGAAGATGCTGTGTGTGTTCCTTATAAATTATCAAGTACCTCTGGAGTGAAAAGGAAATTAAATGAATCAGTTTGGTCTGTGGAAtctttaatgccctttatcccTAGTAAGGAATGGATTATACAGAATGGCATGTTTGAGCCTCAGATGATTGCAGAGTTGAACAAGGACACTGAAAAGGATATGTCAAACCAAAACATTGCTGTCAAAGCTAATCATGATGGGAACAAGGGGCTGAGATCATCTTCATCCAGCTCTGCTACAATGTCAGACATTTTGCTTGATGTCATTCCCTCAGTTGAGAAGGCAAATCAATCGCATACTCCAAAAAAGACTGCAGTTCAAACCCTTGAAATGACAGGATGTTCAAAACAAGACCCAGGCATGCTTGCTTCAGAAAAAGACCCCCCAGCTTGTTTACAGAGCAATATCGCACCCCTAATGGAAGATATTGGTGAAAATAGGTCTCCTGAACCTGCGGCTGATGAGAGCCCAAACCAGAAATCATGTtttattgcgcaacaggctggAAGTCCCCACACTGCTGACCAAGATGAAACTCCCTCAAGGTCGTCAACTGCGGAGAACATCCTAGCTTTAGCCCAATGCAGTCCCAATAATGGAGAGGCTGTGAAATCAGGAAATGTAGACTTATGCAATGACGGTCATCTGAGAAACCATCAACTTTGCGTCCCTGTGACTGATCCCAGAATGGCTGAATTCTCTCCCTGTTTGTTCATTGGCTTCCATTGCAACAGGGTCCATGAATCTAAATGTCCATATGAAAACATGAAGCCCAACATGGGAGCAAAAGGAAAACGTCTAG ATGCACGGAATGGCAAAGCTGACGGCGTCTCACTTAATGGACGAATGCAGAAGACTCAGAAAAAATCTGCTCTGTGGAGAAACAAACGGCATG AAAAGCACAACAATCATGTGGCTAATGGACACCGTGGTGAGCCCAAATCAAAAG GAACTGCATTGCCTTTGCATATGACGTGTGtcaaaagttccaggactgtcACAAAAGATTTCAAATCTCAACTACAAGTTTTGTCCTTCAAAGTAACACCCCTGTAG